The Chloroflexota bacterium genome has a segment encoding these proteins:
- a CDS encoding rubredoxin, giving the protein MAKYQCSVCGYIYDPEKGDPESGTAPGTPFEKLPDDWVCPVCGASKSEFNKM; this is encoded by the coding sequence ATGGCAAAATACCAGTGCTCTGTCTGTGGATATATCTATGACCCGGAGAAAGGCGATCCGGAGAGTGGTACAGCACCAGGAACCCCCTTCGAGAAACTACCAGACGATTGGGTCTGCCCGGTCTGTGGAGCCAGCAAGAGCGAGTTTAACAAAATGTAG
- a CDS encoding SufD family Fe-S cluster assembly protein, producing MSKVVSSKKTRDLAEKALEKKAALGEDIDLSTYSKTAEEHPYQQEPSHIPAEDKGNMLKVGVTLDDTSQRSGTFVQMDRSVVHSSSSQDTVEVMSITKALETYDWLQDYWWHAVSVDTDKFTAHAEVDLDNGYFIRALPGAKVVYPVQACLYLAHQNLAQKVHNIIIAEENSELHIITGCATRPMQASGLHIGISEFYIKRGAKLTFTMIHNWAPEIAVRPRSGAIVEEDAVFLSNYVCMKPVRSLQMYPVARCVGERAIVRFNTILLAPPGSNLDTGSRVLLNARGSRAEIVARTITTGGTIISRGYIAGSAPDVKGHLECRGLILSERGVIHAIPELRGELAGVDLSHEAAIGKIAEEEVEYLMARGLTRNEATAMIVRGFLRVDIEGLPPELAAELRQAVDMSEKELL from the coding sequence ATGTCTAAAGTAGTTTCATCAAAGAAAACCCGCGACCTGGCCGAAAAGGCGCTGGAAAAGAAAGCCGCCCTGGGTGAAGACATCGACCTGTCAACTTATTCAAAAACTGCTGAGGAACATCCCTACCAACAAGAACCGTCCCATATCCCCGCCGAGGACAAGGGGAACATGCTGAAGGTGGGAGTCACTCTCGACGATACCAGCCAGCGGTCAGGCACTTTTGTCCAGATGGACCGGTCCGTCGTTCACAGTTCCTCGAGCCAGGACACGGTGGAGGTAATGAGCATCACCAAGGCGTTAGAGACCTATGACTGGCTGCAGGACTACTGGTGGCACGCAGTTAGTGTTGATACCGACAAATTCACCGCCCACGCCGAGGTTGACCTGGACAATGGCTATTTCATCAGGGCACTGCCCGGTGCAAAGGTCGTCTATCCGGTTCAGGCATGCCTCTACCTGGCCCACCAAAATCTGGCGCAGAAGGTGCACAACATCATCATTGCTGAGGAGAACTCCGAGCTACACATTATTACCGGCTGCGCCACCAGGCCGATGCAGGCCTCGGGTCTGCACATAGGCATTTCGGAGTTCTATATCAAGAGAGGGGCCAAACTGACCTTCACCATGATCCATAACTGGGCCCCCGAAATAGCAGTACGTCCCCGCAGCGGGGCCATTGTCGAAGAAGATGCTGTATTCCTGAGCAACTATGTCTGCATGAAGCCGGTGCGCTCTCTCCAGATGTATCCGGTAGCCCGCTGTGTGGGGGAAAGAGCCATCGTGAGGTTCAACACCATTCTGCTTGCCCCTCCGGGTTCCAATCTCGACACCGGCTCCCGCGTACTCCTCAACGCCAGAGGCTCACGGGCCGAGATCGTGGCACGGACGATCACCACCGGAGGCACCATCATCTCCAGAGGCTACATCGCCGGCAGTGCCCCCGATGTCAAAGGCCATCTGGAATGCCGGGGGTTGATTCTCTCTGAGCGAGGAGTTATCCACGCCATACCGGAACTAAGGGGCGAGTTGGCCGGTGTGGACCTGTCACATGAAGCCGCAATAGGCAAGATTGCTGAGGAAGAGGTGGAGTATCTGATGGCCCGTGGACTTACACGCAATGAAGCTACCGCAATGATAGTAAGAGGGTTTCTGCGGGTGGACATCGAAGGATTGCCGCCGGAACTGGCCGCCGAACTGAGACAGGCGGTCGATATGAGTGAGAAGGAACTTCTCTAG
- a CDS encoding ABC transporter ATP-binding protein, with protein sequence MLEIQGLRVETGGKEILHGINLSIGAGETHALFGPNGSGKTTLLMAIMGFPRYKITAGHVVFKGQDITNASLDERARLGIGMSFQRPPIVRGVKTRDMVTACLKGREDGDIVGKLAERLNMGDMMDRDINYGFSGGEIKRSELLQLLAQSPDLVLLDEPESGVDLVNIALIGQMINELLQKDLKRNRTRAGLIITHTGHILDYVNASKGYVLLNGRITCERDAHECLDSIKKRGYEGCVECLK encoded by the coding sequence ATGCTTGAAATTCAGGGGTTACGCGTAGAGACCGGCGGCAAAGAGATACTCCACGGCATCAATCTCTCCATTGGTGCCGGTGAGACCCATGCCCTGTTTGGCCCCAATGGCAGCGGCAAAACCACCCTGCTGATGGCGATAATGGGATTCCCACGATATAAGATAACAGCAGGGCACGTTGTTTTCAAAGGGCAGGACATCACCAATGCCTCTCTGGATGAGAGGGCGCGTCTGGGTATCGGCATGTCCTTTCAGCGCCCTCCGATAGTCCGCGGAGTAAAGACACGGGACATGGTCACCGCCTGCCTGAAAGGCCGGGAGGATGGCGATATCGTCGGGAAACTGGCAGAGCGGCTGAACATGGGCGACATGATGGACCGTGATATAAACTACGGGTTCTCCGGCGGCGAGATCAAACGCTCAGAGCTCCTGCAACTTCTGGCTCAAAGTCCTGACCTGGTCCTCCTCGATGAGCCAGAATCCGGGGTTGACCTGGTGAACATAGCTCTCATCGGCCAGATGATTAACGAATTGCTGCAGAAAGACCTGAAACGCAATCGAACGCGTGCCGGCCTCATCATCACCCACACCGGTCACATACTGGACTATGTCAATGCCAGCAAAGGCTACGTCCTCCTAAATGGCAGGATCACGTGTGAACGAGATGCCCATGAATGCCTGGACAGCATCAAGAAAAGGGGCTATGAGGGGTGCGTCGAATGTCTAAAGTAG
- a CDS encoding sulfurtransferase TusA family protein, with amino-acid sequence MKADATLDCVGLYCPMPIYNTANKLKELKPGQVLEVLASDEGIKADAPAWCKATGNELLGIEEKAGEYKVYIKKSK; translated from the coding sequence ATGAAGGCAGATGCTACTTTAGACTGTGTCGGACTCTATTGTCCCATGCCTATCTACAACACCGCCAACAAGCTCAAGGAACTGAAACCCGGGCAGGTGCTGGAGGTTCTAGCCAGCGACGAGGGAATAAAGGCCGATGCCCCTGCCTGGTGCAAGGCTACCGGAAACGAACTGCTGGGCATTGAGGAGAAGGCAGGGGAATACAAGGTATATATCAAGAAATCCAAATAG
- a CDS encoding DsrE/DsrF/DrsH-like family protein, which produces MAEKVTLVVFSGDMDKALAAFNIAIGAASMGMEVSMFFTFWGLNLIKKNQGSIKSKGIMRKMLNFMNRGGSKRLPLSKFHMFGLGKWMMGRLMRDINFPSPQELLAMAHQSGVKFIACTTSMGIMGLSKDAFIPEVDSYAGVATYLGEAKEGKINLFV; this is translated from the coding sequence ATGGCAGAAAAAGTCACTTTGGTAGTTTTCAGCGGTGACATGGATAAAGCCCTGGCTGCCTTTAACATCGCTATCGGGGCAGCTTCAATGGGGATGGAGGTAAGTATGTTCTTCACCTTCTGGGGGCTGAACCTCATCAAGAAGAACCAGGGCTCGATCAAAAGCAAGGGTATAATGAGGAAGATGCTCAATTTCATGAACCGGGGTGGTTCCAAGAGGCTGCCCCTCTCCAAATTCCACATGTTCGGCTTGGGCAAGTGGATGATGGGAAGGTTGATGCGGGATATCAATTTCCCTTCCCCTCAGGAGTTGCTCGCCATGGCCCATCAATCGGGGGTGAAGTTCATAGCCTGCACTACCTCCATGGGAATAATGGGCCTCTCCAAGGACGCCTTCATTCCCGAGGTAGACAGCTACGCCGGGGTAGCCACCTATCTCGGTGAGGCTAAAGAAGGGAAGATCAATCTGTTTGTTTGA
- the nifU gene encoding Fe-S cluster assembly scaffold protein NifU gives MYSDKVMDHFMNPRNVGEIKDADGIGEVGNPVCGDMMTFYIRVKDNRLADVKFKTFGCGAAIAVSSMVSEMAMGKTLEEVRKITPDLVAKELEGLPKNKYHCSNLGAQALNKAVDDYLVKQGKAPKTEERRTEDEEEKTCNEE, from the coding sequence ATTTACAGCGACAAGGTGATGGACCATTTTATGAATCCCCGCAATGTCGGGGAGATAAAGGACGCTGACGGCATCGGAGAAGTAGGCAACCCTGTCTGCGGTGATATGATGACCTTCTATATTAGGGTCAAGGATAATCGCCTGGCCGATGTTAAGTTCAAGACCTTTGGCTGTGGCGCTGCCATTGCCGTTTCCAGCATGGTGAGCGAGATGGCCATGGGAAAGACTCTGGAAGAGGTGCGGAAGATCACCCCGGATCTAGTGGCCAAGGAACTGGAAGGACTGCCCAAGAATAAGTACCACTGCTCCAACCTCGGCGCCCAGGCTCTGAATAAGGCCGTCGATGACTATCTGGTAAAACAGGGCAAGGCGCCGAAAACCGAGGAAAGGAGGACGGAAGATGAAGAAGAGAAAACCTGCAATGAAGAGTGA
- the nifS gene encoding cysteine desulfurase NifS, translating to MRKTYLDNAATTPLLPEVLEAMLPYLKDVYGNPQSIHNWGDEAREAVEDARGSVASLIGAKPEEVIFTSSGTESNNFAIKGLATAQQSKGKHIVISSIEHFSVMHSARTLEKAGFEITPVPVDKYGLVDPKEVASSIRKDTILVSIMHANAEVGTIQPIGEIARLAKDAGAIFHTDAVATAGTIPVDVNKMGIDALSLAGNQFYGPKGVGALWLKKGTRIIPLLDGGVQEGGRRAGTENVPGIVGLGKAAELAKAEMNSRMARLSALRDGLIKGLPSKIQYATVTGHPTQRLPGNASFSIEFIEGESMLILLNQQGIAASSGSACTSRALKASHVLTAMGIPPELSHGSLLFSFGLGNTEEDVDHVLAALPPIVERLRKMSPLYDKFLKQEEGR from the coding sequence ATGAGGAAAACCTACCTGGACAATGCCGCCACTACTCCACTGTTGCCCGAAGTATTGGAGGCTATGCTCCCCTATCTCAAGGATGTTTATGGCAATCCTCAGTCTATTCACAACTGGGGAGATGAAGCAAGGGAAGCTGTAGAAGACGCCCGAGGATCGGTGGCATCTCTCATAGGCGCCAAGCCGGAGGAGGTTATCTTTACTTCCAGTGGCACCGAGTCAAATAACTTCGCTATCAAGGGCCTGGCCACGGCCCAGCAGTCCAAGGGCAAGCATATTGTCATCTCGTCTATCGAGCACTTCTCCGTCATGCACTCAGCGCGGACCCTGGAGAAAGCCGGGTTTGAGATAACCCCAGTCCCTGTAGATAAGTACGGCCTGGTAGACCCTAAAGAAGTGGCAAGCAGCATCAGGAAGGACACCATCCTTGTCTCCATTATGCATGCTAATGCCGAGGTGGGCACTATTCAGCCCATTGGTGAAATAGCGAGGCTGGCGAAGGATGCTGGCGCTATCTTCCACACCGATGCTGTGGCTACCGCCGGCACCATACCTGTAGACGTTAACAAGATGGGGATAGATGCATTGAGCCTGGCCGGTAATCAGTTTTATGGGCCCAAAGGCGTGGGGGCTCTCTGGCTCAAGAAAGGGACACGGATCATCCCCTTGCTCGACGGCGGAGTGCAGGAGGGGGGACGGCGGGCCGGCACAGAGAATGTCCCCGGAATAGTCGGCCTGGGAAAGGCTGCTGAGCTGGCCAAGGCAGAGATGAACTCCAGGATGGCTCGCCTCTCAGCCCTGCGGGATGGATTGATCAAGGGCCTCCCATCCAAAATACAGTATGCAACGGTGACCGGACACCCCACTCAGCGTCTTCCCGGCAATGCCAGCTTCAGCATCGAGTTCATCGAAGGAGAATCCATGCTGATCCTCTTGAACCAGCAAGGAATAGCAGCATCAAGCGGCTCGGCCTGTACTTCCAGAGCACTTAAAGCTTCTCACGTGCTCACCGCCATGGGAATCCCTCCCGAGCTATCTCATGGCTCACTTCTCTTCAGCTTTGGGCTGGGGAATACAGAGGAGGATGTAGATCACGTACTGGCAGCACTGCCACCTATTGTGGAGAGGCTACGGAAGATGTCGCCATTGTACGACAAGTTCCTGAAACAAGAAGAGGGGAGGTAA
- a CDS encoding potassium channel protein, with the protein MNPRRRLLWVVSALLLVIAMGVIGYMTIEDWSFFDALYMTIITMTTVGYQEVHALSNTGRVFTIALIISGVGVMLYALTTMVQYLVEGEIRDLLGGRRMKDKIAKLKDHIILCGYGQMGREVARSLQNERVPFVIIDASQEATARAASDGYPHVLGNATSDDILNEARIQQARGLVAAVGNDADNIFITLSAKGLHPGLFVVARACAEDADSKLRRAGADRVILPLVLAGRRLAMLAVRPLVVDFIDTTMHSRDRDLILEDVKVGPGSPVAGTTLGEGRSQCGGAVVLAVKKKDGYLIANPPDETLLELGDELVVVGTRLQLRTLEGSA; encoded by the coding sequence ATGAACCCACGACGGCGATTGCTGTGGGTGGTGAGTGCCCTTCTCCTGGTCATAGCTATGGGCGTCATCGGCTACATGACCATCGAAGACTGGTCATTTTTCGACGCTCTATACATGACCATCATTACCATGACCACTGTCGGCTACCAGGAGGTTCACGCCCTATCTAATACAGGTAGAGTCTTCACCATTGCACTTATCATCAGTGGAGTGGGAGTCATGTTATATGCCCTCACTACCATGGTCCAATACCTGGTCGAAGGTGAGATAAGAGACTTATTGGGGGGTCGGCGTATGAAAGACAAGATTGCTAAGCTCAAAGACCACATTATCCTGTGCGGTTACGGCCAGATGGGACGCGAGGTGGCACGCTCCCTCCAAAATGAGAGGGTTCCTTTCGTTATCATCGATGCCAGCCAGGAGGCCACAGCCAGGGCAGCCAGTGATGGCTATCCACACGTGCTCGGGAACGCCACCAGCGATGATATTCTGAACGAAGCACGTATCCAGCAAGCGCGGGGGCTAGTAGCAGCAGTCGGCAACGACGCCGACAATATCTTTATAACGCTTTCGGCCAAAGGGCTGCACCCCGGCCTTTTCGTGGTCGCTCGTGCCTGTGCTGAAGATGCCGATTCAAAGCTGAGGCGAGCAGGCGCCGATCGGGTCATACTGCCTCTGGTTCTCGCCGGACGGCGTTTGGCGATGCTGGCAGTGCGCCCTCTGGTGGTGGACTTCATTGACACAACCATGCACAGTCGTGACCGCGACCTGATTCTAGAGGATGTAAAGGTCGGCCCCGGATCCCCGGTGGCAGGAACTACGCTGGGAGAAGGAAGAAGCCAGTGCGGTGGAGCAGTAGTCCTCGCCGTAAAGAAGAAGGATGGATATCTCATTGCTAACCCTCCAGATGAGACACTTCTGGAACTGGGAGATGAGTTGGTAGTCGTAGGTACACGCCTGCAACTACGCACCTTGGAGGGTTCAGCATGA
- a CDS encoding Fe-Mn family superoxide dismutase yields MAYTAKDYTKLVGMEGFSETLLKNHFTLYQGYITNTNKLLDTLAAMLKDGKVGIPEYSELKRRLGFEFNGMRLHEYYFENLGGKGAINKSGRPGKKMAEDFGSYENWEKDFKGTGTMRGIGWAILYQDNITGRLINQWINEHETGHLAGSVPILVLDVFEHAFMIDYGLKRADYIEAFFKNIDWAAVESRLK; encoded by the coding sequence ATGGCATATACTGCAAAGGACTACACAAAGCTGGTTGGGATGGAGGGATTCAGCGAGACATTGCTCAAGAATCATTTCACCCTCTATCAGGGCTACATAACCAATACCAACAAGCTGCTGGACACGCTGGCCGCGATGCTGAAGGATGGCAAAGTGGGTATACCTGAATACTCCGAGTTGAAGAGGCGTTTGGGTTTTGAATTCAACGGCATGAGGCTCCACGAGTATTACTTCGAGAATCTTGGCGGGAAGGGCGCCATAAACAAGTCAGGAAGGCCGGGCAAGAAAATGGCCGAAGACTTCGGCAGCTACGAAAACTGGGAAAAGGATTTCAAAGGCACCGGAACAATGCGTGGCATTGGCTGGGCTATCCTGTATCAGGATAATATCACAGGAAGGTTAATTAACCAGTGGATCAACGAACATGAAACAGGCCACCTGGCTGGTTCTGTTCCCATACTGGTGCTGGATGTATTCGAGCATGCCTTCATGATCGATTATGGATTGAAACGTGCCGACTACATCGAGGCCTTCTTCAAGAACATCGATTGGGCTGCCGTAGAGAGCCGTCTCAAATAG
- a CDS encoding ferritin family protein — MAVFFPSTELIDIAVGIEKSGAVFYDVLAKSAGDKKAREAYKHLADNEREHINIFQNMNAGASDYPSPESYTEEYADYLGTLVDSAVFVNDKAAHKMARQVTNEAEAIEIGIRAEKDSILFYSAIRDLVRRTDSKLIGKVIEEERSHLTNLSHLRQSLSN, encoded by the coding sequence ATGGCGGTCTTTTTTCCGAGTACAGAGCTCATTGACATCGCCGTAGGTATTGAGAAAAGCGGGGCAGTATTCTACGATGTGCTGGCCAAATCGGCTGGAGACAAAAAGGCACGCGAGGCCTACAAGCATCTGGCTGATAATGAAAGAGAACACATCAATATCTTCCAGAACATGAATGCGGGAGCAAGCGACTATCCGTCACCGGAATCCTACACCGAAGAATACGCTGACTACCTGGGTACATTGGTTGACTCTGCCGTTTTCGTCAATGATAAGGCTGCCCACAAAATGGCGAGACAGGTAACCAACGAGGCCGAGGCCATTGAAATCGGTATCCGAGCCGAAAAGGACTCGATCCTTTTCTACTCAGCGATACGAGACCTCGTTCGACGGACAGACAGCAAGCTAATAGGCAAAGTGATCGAAGAGGAGAGATCTCATCTTACCAATCTCTCACATCTCAGGCAAAGCCTCAGCAACTAA
- a CDS encoding non-heme iron oxygenase ferredoxin subunit → MGKFIEVAKESDITESTMKEVVAEGHEILLAKAGGSYYATSNRCPHMGAKLSEGKLEGFVVICPRHGSQFDLRDGRIIGWASKMPSVFSAIGKVIKRPRPLTTYPVKREGGKILVDIQPLVSQTGPH, encoded by the coding sequence ATGGGTAAGTTCATAGAAGTAGCCAAGGAAAGTGATATCACGGAATCTACCATGAAAGAAGTTGTGGCAGAGGGGCATGAAATACTTCTGGCCAAGGCAGGAGGCAGCTATTATGCAACTTCGAACCGCTGCCCACATATGGGGGCAAAGCTTTCCGAGGGGAAATTGGAGGGATTTGTGGTCATCTGTCCCAGGCATGGCTCCCAATTTGACCTCAGGGATGGCCGCATCATTGGATGGGCCAGCAAGATGCCATCCGTATTCTCAGCGATCGGGAAAGTAATTAAGCGCCCCCGGCCGCTAACTACCTATCCCGTGAAGCGTGAAGGTGGCAAGATACTGGTGGATATCCAGCCCCTCGTCTCACAAACTGGTCCGCATTAA